One window of the Misgurnus anguillicaudatus chromosome 8, ASM2758022v2, whole genome shotgun sequence genome contains the following:
- the ssb gene encoding lupus La protein: MADTQEASPLEKKVAEQIEYYFGDHNLPRDKFLKEQLQVDDGWVTIETMLKFNRLKSLTSDVAVIVESLQKSQTGLMEISEDKTKIRRNPDKPLPENNEEYRDALKHKSIYMKGFPLDISLDEVKEWLSDKGAVENIHMRKGPQKTFKGSIFAVLESEDAAKAFVERADVKEFKGNEMIVMMKEDYFSKKMAERKQNRVEAKAKAKTDKEVKQKQAEEEELKSLNDQRGCLLKFSGELDQTSREDFHKVFSDHAQIKWIDFTRGAKEGTILFHSNAKEALEKAREAQGGEDLKVKDQVVHWEVLEGDTEMETLKKIIEDQQDTMNKRKGGRGGHRGRGRGRGGRRDRGGREHTQFQGKKTKFDSDDEADEEQASPKKRPLESNGQDNEAPAAKQAKSENSS, from the exons ATGGCAGACACTCAGGAAGCGTCTCCTCTGGAGAAGAAGGTGGCAGAACAGATTGAG TACTATTTTGGTGACCACAATCTTCCTCGGGACAAGTTTCTAAAGGAGCAGCTACAGGTAGACGATGGCTGGGTCACTATAGAGACCATGCTCAAATTTAATAG GCTGAAAAGTCTCACATCAGACGTGGCCGTCATTGTCGAGTCGCTACAGAAATCTCAAACCGGTCTTATGGAGATCAGTGAGGACAAAACCAAAATAAGACGAAATCCCGACAAACCTCTTCCAGAGAACAATGAGGAATACAGAGACGCTCTCAAACACAAATCCATCTACATG AAAGGTTTTCCCCTCGACATTTCGCTGGATGAGGTAAAAGAGTGGCTTTCTGATAAAGGAGCAGTTGAGAACATCCACATGAGAAAAGGACCACAAAAGACTTTTAAA ggctcaATCTTTGCGGTTCTGGAATCTGAAGATGCTGCCAAGGCTTTTGTTGAGCGCGCCGATGTAAAAGAATTCAAAGGAAATGAGATGATTGTTATGATGAA AGAGGACTACTTTTCTAAAAAGATGGCAGAGCGGAAGCAGAACCGTGTGGAGGCGAAGGCCAAAGCCAAAAC TGATAAGGAGGTCAAGCAGAAGCAAGCCGAGGAGGAAGAGCTG AAATCCCTGAATGACCAGAGAGGCTGTCTGCTGAAGTTTTCTGGTGAATTGGATCAAACATCAAGAGAAGATTTTCACAAGGTCTTCTCAGATCATGCTCAGATAAAATGGATTGATTTCACCAGAGGAGCTAAAGAG GGCACAATCCTATTCCACTCAAACGCCAAAGAGGCTTTGGAAAAAGCCCGCGAGGCTCAGGGAGGCGAGGATCTCAAGGTTAAAGATCAAGTCGTTCATTGGGAAGTGCTTGAGGGAGACACAGAAATGGAGACGTTGAAGAAGATCATTGAAGATCAGCAGGATACCATGAACAAACGCAAGGGAGGCAGAG GAGGTCACAGGGGTCGTGGAAGAGGGAGAGGAGGCCGCAGAGACCGAGGAGGAAGAGAACATACACAGTTTCAGGGAAAGAAGACCAAGTTTGACAGCGATGatgaggcagatgaag AACAAGCCAGTCCAAAGAAGAGGCCGCTTGAGTCTAACGGGCAAGACAATGAAGCGCCAGCTGCCAAACAAGCGAAAAGTGAAAACAGTTCTTAA